A single Crateriforma conspicua DNA region contains:
- a CDS encoding sulfatase family protein, with amino-acid sequence MKLTPIIQRFVAACLFLSGAGQAAIADDRPNIVWISCEDISPNLGCYGDPHAITPNLDRLAAEGVRFDHAFTTAGVCAVVRSSIITGMYPPSIGSQHMRSRIILPPGVRPFPELMRAVGYFTTNREKTDYQFEPTPAIWDRQGKKHQDWRERPDPDQPFFSVINFTVSHESQVRHGEKRHAEVIDEIGEANRHDPIECADTMPDYMPNTPAARKNWAWYHDNITLMDKMAGEVLDRLEQDGLADNTLVFFWSDHGMGLPRGKRWIYDTGTLVPVIARWPDHLDAGGRRPDLVTLMDLVPTTLQAAGVEVPDYMHGRTLFTADQSDDVSKEPPYIFLHRDRMDEVYELQRGARDRRWKYIRNYHPDRPYSQRLDYMDEMPMMQDWRRMNAAGRLSGGQANWFQLPKPIEELYDTEKDPWELNNLAELPQYADRLARMRQATERWQTRIGDTGMIPEAVLMEEMKPGGKMPRTLPPEIEFTDGKVHLRSPTEGGSLVYRIRTGDQWSGWQLYVGPIDAPAVPLQAMACRAGLRDSKLSDWRPTDR; translated from the coding sequence ATGAAACTAACACCAATCATTCAACGGTTCGTCGCCGCCTGTTTGTTTCTGTCGGGTGCAGGACAAGCAGCCATCGCCGACGACCGCCCCAACATTGTGTGGATCAGTTGCGAAGACATCTCACCGAACCTCGGTTGCTATGGCGATCCGCACGCGATCACGCCCAACTTGGATCGTTTGGCGGCCGAAGGCGTCCGGTTCGATCATGCGTTCACGACCGCCGGCGTCTGCGCCGTGGTCCGCAGCAGCATCATCACGGGGATGTACCCGCCGTCGATCGGTTCCCAACACATGCGCAGCCGGATCATTTTGCCGCCGGGTGTCCGACCGTTTCCGGAACTGATGCGGGCCGTGGGATACTTCACGACCAATCGTGAAAAGACCGATTATCAATTCGAACCCACACCAGCGATTTGGGACCGCCAGGGCAAGAAGCATCAAGACTGGCGGGAACGCCCCGATCCGGATCAGCCTTTCTTTTCAGTGATCAACTTCACCGTGTCGCACGAGAGCCAAGTGCGTCATGGCGAAAAGCGTCACGCCGAAGTCATCGACGAAATCGGCGAAGCCAACCGTCACGATCCCATCGAATGCGCCGACACGATGCCCGATTACATGCCCAACACGCCGGCGGCGCGGAAGAACTGGGCTTGGTATCACGACAACATCACGTTGATGGACAAGATGGCCGGCGAAGTGCTGGACCGTTTGGAACAAGACGGCTTGGCGGACAACACGCTGGTGTTCTTTTGGAGCGACCACGGCATGGGGCTGCCGCGTGGCAAACGTTGGATCTATGACACCGGAACGCTGGTGCCCGTGATCGCCCGCTGGCCGGATCATTTGGACGCCGGCGGCCGTCGTCCTGATTTGGTCACACTGATGGACTTGGTACCGACCACGTTGCAAGCCGCCGGGGTGGAAGTCCCCGACTACATGCACGGTCGCACGTTGTTCACGGCAGACCAAAGCGACGATGTCAGCAAAGAACCGCCGTACATCTTTTTGCACCGTGACCGGATGGACGAAGTCTACGAGCTTCAACGAGGTGCCCGCGATCGACGCTGGAAGTACATCCGTAACTATCATCCGGATCGTCCGTATTCCCAGCGTTTGGACTACATGGACGAAATGCCGATGATGCAAGATTGGCGTCGGATGAATGCGGCCGGCCGGTTGTCCGGCGGCCAAGCCAACTGGTTCCAACTGCCCAAGCCGATCGAGGAACTGTACGACACCGAAAAAGACCCGTGGGAATTGAATAACTTGGCGGAGCTGCCTCAATATGCGGATCGGTTGGCGCGGATGCGACAGGCCACCGAGCGATGGCAGACACGCATCGGCGACACCGGAATGATCCCCGAAGCGGTATTGATGGAGGAAATGAAGCCGGGGGGCAAAATGCCGCGAACGCTTCCGCCGGAAATCGAGTTCACCGATGGGAAAGTCCACTTGCGAAGCCCCACCGAAGGCGGTTCGCTGGTCTATCGCATCCGCACGGGGGACCAGTGGTCCGGTTGGCAGTTGTACGTCGGACCGATCGACGCGCCGGCGGTACCGCTGCAGGCGATGGCGTGTCGTGCGGGTCTGCGCGACAGCAAACTGTCCGACTGGCGACCAACGGATCGCTAG
- a CDS encoding HEAT repeat domain-containing protein, with product MSADDADSAKPDDRLTVDVVAGRTADECVGELDSTERTDRLRALRSLAPMGVSVAPQVGRCLEHDDPAMRYLACSILGDWGPEAVKPFGDTLKRIVKTDPMKSTQMAAAYALCRGGEMQQYLATLTDRLEYPERGMACCAAELIGRLGPDAKDAVPALQKAYQTHKPGGGGDYHIGGAAKNALRKLGAVD from the coding sequence GTGTCGGCCGACGACGCAGATTCGGCAAAGCCGGACGATCGATTGACCGTCGATGTCGTGGCCGGTCGCACCGCCGATGAATGTGTGGGCGAATTGGATTCAACCGAGCGAACGGATCGGTTGCGGGCGTTGCGATCCTTGGCCCCCATGGGCGTCTCCGTCGCGCCGCAGGTTGGCCGATGCCTGGAACACGACGATCCCGCGATGCGATACCTGGCGTGCAGCATTCTGGGCGACTGGGGCCCGGAAGCGGTCAAGCCGTTCGGCGACACTCTGAAACGTATCGTCAAAACGGACCCGATGAAGTCGACGCAGATGGCTGCGGCCTACGCGTTGTGCCGTGGTGGTGAGATGCAGCAGTACCTGGCGACACTGACCGATCGCTTGGAATATCCCGAACGTGGCATGGCGTGCTGTGCGGCGGAACTGATCGGCCGGTTGGGTCCCGATGCCAAAGACGCCGTGCCCGCGTTGCAGAAGGCTTACCAGACACACAAGCCCGGCGGTGGCGGTGACTATCACATTGGCGGTGCCGCCAAAAACGCACTTCGCAAATTGGGAGCGGTGGACTGA
- a CDS encoding peptidylprolyl isomerase, which translates to MKVATFETDKGTIKIELFADKTPNTVKNFEDLCAKNFYDGLTFHRVIPNFMIQGGCPQGTGTGGPGYQFEDEFHPELKHDGPGVLSMANAGPNTNGSQFFITHEAQPHLDNRHSVFGKVIEGQDVVDAIEQGDKMTKVSVSDEG; encoded by the coding sequence ATGAAAGTTGCCACCTTCGAAACCGATAAGGGCACCATCAAGATCGAATTGTTCGCCGACAAGACCCCCAACACGGTGAAGAATTTCGAAGACCTGTGTGCCAAGAACTTCTACGACGGTCTGACGTTTCACCGCGTGATTCCGAACTTCATGATCCAAGGCGGGTGTCCCCAAGGCACCGGCACCGGCGGACCGGGCTATCAATTCGAAGACGAGTTTCATCCTGAATTGAAGCACGACGGACCCGGTGTTTTGTCGATGGCCAATGCGGGTCCCAACACCAACGGATCGCAGTTCTTCATCACCCACGAAGCCCAACCGCACTTGGACAATCGTCACAGCGTGTTCGGCAAGGTCATCGAAGGCCAAGACGTCGTCGATGCCATCGAACAGGGTGACAAGATGACCAAGGTCAGTGTGTCTGACGAAGGCTGA
- a CDS encoding MBOAT family O-acyltransferase: MGFTRLEFPIFLALVIALVWATRRVTLRNAILLAASYYFYAYWDYRFCGLLILSTVVDFIAARQIDRSQSQSIRRLFLLTSLCVNLGVLGFFKYYNFFIESLADVWGHWGWGSQTLQIILPVGISFYTFQTLSYTIDVYRRRLRATSNFLNFALYVAFFPQLVAGPIVRAKELLPQLAVRPTFSKRRMYGGFQQLLRGAVKKILIADRMGEAVDVVFAGPDLYSTVTLWIAVVAYAGQIYYDFSGYTDMATGAAKMMGYRFPPNFRHPYLSSNMAQFWRRWHMTLSRWLRDYLYIPLGGNRLGRSRTYVNLMVTMTLGGLWHGAAWTFALWGIWHGLGLAVHRMSTTRFRLSRGVGWGLTTMVVLVGWVLFRSPDVSSAMSILGRMSWPTAGIDWFPPLPLLMIGVMVIEHACWAAGWRRPRRLPADRWYSPVVTAIFLWSLVLYAPQGFRPFVYFQF; this comes from the coding sequence GTGGGATTCACGCGACTGGAATTTCCGATCTTTCTGGCATTGGTGATCGCACTGGTCTGGGCGACACGTCGCGTCACACTGCGCAATGCAATTCTACTTGCAGCCAGCTATTACTTTTATGCCTATTGGGATTATCGGTTCTGCGGTCTTTTGATTCTGTCCACGGTGGTCGATTTCATCGCCGCCCGGCAGATCGATCGTTCCCAATCACAAAGCATTCGGCGCTTGTTTCTGTTGACCAGTTTGTGTGTCAACTTGGGCGTGCTGGGGTTTTTTAAATACTACAACTTCTTCATCGAATCACTGGCCGATGTATGGGGGCACTGGGGATGGGGATCCCAGACGTTGCAGATCATTTTGCCGGTCGGGATCTCCTTCTATACATTTCAAACTCTCAGCTACACGATCGACGTTTATCGGCGAAGGCTGCGGGCGACATCAAATTTCTTGAATTTCGCCCTGTACGTTGCGTTCTTTCCGCAATTGGTCGCCGGACCGATTGTTCGCGCAAAGGAACTGTTGCCACAACTGGCGGTGCGTCCGACGTTTTCGAAACGGCGGATGTACGGGGGATTTCAGCAACTGTTGCGCGGCGCCGTGAAAAAGATCTTGATCGCTGATCGGATGGGGGAAGCGGTTGATGTCGTCTTTGCAGGACCGGATCTGTACAGCACGGTGACCCTATGGATCGCCGTCGTGGCGTATGCCGGTCAGATCTATTATGACTTTTCAGGCTACACCGACATGGCGACCGGAGCCGCCAAGATGATGGGGTACCGGTTTCCACCCAACTTCCGACACCCGTACCTGTCGTCAAACATGGCCCAGTTTTGGCGACGTTGGCACATGACATTGTCACGTTGGTTGCGGGATTATCTTTACATTCCGTTGGGCGGAAACCGCCTGGGACGCAGCCGGACTTATGTGAACTTGATGGTCACGATGACACTGGGTGGGTTGTGGCACGGTGCGGCGTGGACATTCGCTTTGTGGGGAATCTGGCATGGTTTGGGGCTGGCCGTTCACCGGATGTCCACCACACGATTTCGATTGTCTCGCGGCGTGGGGTGGGGGCTGACCACAATGGTCGTTTTGGTCGGTTGGGTTCTATTCCGCAGTCCCGACGTGTCTAGCGCCATGAGCATCTTGGGACGAATGTCATGGCCGACCGCGGGGATTGACTGGTTCCCACCGCTGCCCCTGCTGATGATCGGCGTCATGGTGATTGAACACGCTTGCTGGGCCGCGGGATGGCGGCGTCCGCGAAGGTTGCCGGCGGATCGTTGGTATTCACCGGTGGTGACGGCGATATTCCTTTGGAGTCTGGTTTTGTACGCGCCCCAAGGGTTTCGGCCCTTCGTCTATTTCCAGTTCTAA
- a CDS encoding ABC transporter permease, with protein MTGLLLLSDATATAPTLDWWQVAIAALLLAVNGLISWWLRLKLERKILVGAVRLCVQLGLLGLILHQIFSLTHLLPVLALASAMTVIAGVSAVGRVTDRFRGIYPTAIFSVWASSWLITAITVLLIVRPQPWFSPAVLIPLLGMVLGNSLTGISLGMDRFLSELNHRRDEIEMRLALGADRYEATQAVMAHATGASMIPILNTMSVAGIVSIPGMMTGQLLAGAPPLQAVAYQITIMFVIASTIALGVITALSLTVRRLTTPWHQIDWHARQSAKSPRRRSRS; from the coding sequence ATGACCGGCCTGTTATTGTTGTCCGATGCAACAGCGACGGCACCGACGTTGGATTGGTGGCAGGTCGCGATCGCCGCTTTGCTGTTGGCGGTCAACGGTCTGATTTCTTGGTGGCTGCGTTTGAAACTGGAACGCAAGATCTTGGTCGGAGCCGTTCGGCTGTGCGTTCAGCTGGGTCTGTTGGGGCTGATCCTTCACCAGATTTTCAGCCTGACGCATCTGTTGCCCGTGTTGGCATTGGCGTCGGCGATGACCGTGATTGCGGGGGTGTCCGCGGTCGGACGAGTCACCGACCGGTTTCGTGGCATCTATCCAACAGCCATCTTTTCGGTTTGGGCCAGCAGTTGGCTGATCACGGCGATCACGGTGTTGCTGATCGTACGACCACAACCATGGTTCAGTCCCGCCGTATTGATTCCGCTGCTAGGCATGGTCCTGGGGAATTCGCTGACGGGCATTTCCTTGGGGATGGACCGATTCCTATCCGAACTGAATCATCGTCGTGATGAAATCGAAATGCGATTGGCATTGGGCGCCGATCGGTATGAGGCGACTCAGGCCGTGATGGCACATGCAACGGGTGCTTCAATGATTCCGATCTTGAACACCATGTCGGTTGCCGGAATCGTCAGCATCCCCGGCATGATGACCGGACAATTGCTGGCCGGTGCGCCGCCACTTCAGGCGGTCGCCTATCAAATCACGATCATGTTCGTGATCGCATCAACAATCGCGTTGGGTGTCATCACAGCACTCAGCCTTACCGTTCGCCGCCTGACCACACCCTGGCATCAAATCGACTGGCACGCACGACAATCGGCAAAATCACCGCGTCGGCGGTCGCGGTCATAA
- a CDS encoding ABC transporter ATP-binding protein: MTELIARKLRHVAPDTNRVLLDDVEIRVCGSDRIGLAGPSGSGKSTLLRSLALLECRTTGSIDLDGTRIQQGDVPRYRRDVAYLAQRPGFVAGTVEDNLRLPFQFHAADQAHSANQKFDRSAAVDRLKAFGRSDAFLDQDVATLSGGERQIASLIRSLLINPRILLLDEPTSALDADAATVVENVMQDWLQASGDRAWVWISHDTSQLKRVADGTWTMNEGKLR, translated from the coding sequence TTGACCGAACTGATCGCACGAAAGCTACGACACGTCGCCCCGGACACGAATCGCGTGTTGCTGGATGATGTCGAAATCCGGGTCTGCGGTTCGGATCGAATCGGATTGGCCGGCCCCAGTGGCAGTGGAAAATCCACGCTACTTCGCAGCCTTGCTTTGTTGGAATGCCGCACGACAGGGTCGATCGATCTGGACGGAACCCGAATCCAACAAGGTGACGTGCCGCGATATCGACGTGACGTCGCCTACTTGGCTCAGCGACCAGGCTTTGTGGCCGGCACGGTCGAAGACAACCTGCGTCTGCCGTTTCAATTCCATGCGGCCGACCAGGCTCATTCCGCCAACCAGAAGTTTGACCGATCCGCGGCGGTGGATCGCTTGAAGGCGTTCGGTCGTTCCGACGCTTTTCTAGATCAAGATGTCGCAACCCTAAGCGGCGGCGAACGTCAGATTGCATCTTTGATTCGGAGCCTGCTGATCAATCCAAGAATCTTGTTGCTGGATGAGCCGACGTCGGCGCTCGATGCCGACGCCGCCACCGTCGTTGAAAACGTGATGCAAGATTGGCTGCAAGCATCGGGTGACCGCGCATGGGTCTGGATCAGTCACGACACGAGCCAATTGAAACGGGTCGCCGACGGGACTTGGACGATGAATGAAGGAAAGTTGCGATGA
- the hrpB gene encoding ATP-dependent helicase HrpB — translation MPLPIDEVLSRIVSSIQAARPVVLKAPPGAGKTTGIPPVLLKEGIQQFGQILLIQPRRLAARSAASRIASTLGETVGDRIGYHVRFDRRIGARTELVAMTPGMLLRRLNDDPLLDSVGCVLLDEFHERSLELDLCLGMLHRIRTTLRDDLRLFVMSATLDPDPIVDFLGEGDAVVSQGRSFPVEIRYRPMQSRQRTEDAVADLLPEVRDATDGDVLVFLPGVGEIKRTSRRLAHVASTLGYEVAELYGDLSPEQQDRVLRPGDRRKVVLSTNVAETSVTIPGVTAVIDGGQAKVMTFHAAVGLPRLQQQPISMASADQRAGRAGRTQPGIAYRLWPEAMNRSRPAYDVPESRRSDLCQTVLILARWGEIDVASFPWIDPPPSKSVDQAKALLRQLDAIDQDGKITSDGYRMSNMPLHPRLSKLIQSGHRWDVLWPACLTAAMLSERPSLGNADSGSNSQDGSASGEASVSNGWPENDLADTIDRLQTLSSQKTQRSSVEAQVVRVARRLEKIARSDRDAAPAHNESAAKLPVGQRLGRALLSAFPDRIARRRDTASAQGVMIGGRGVRLMPSSTVANSALFLCIDVDSGDTEAKVRSAVGIQLDWLDDERVSQVDEAEFDPSTESLVMRRRTYVQDLLINETPIQCVPNESTAEVLLSEYLKRYGWCPPDCHNSVNEFVARVEFLQKNAPVLELPPIGREQIEPTLRMLCAQHIRLSSVVDASWIDFMRAAYTYEQLRQIDQNAPDSLTVPGGSQRKIDYSEADRPTMSVKPQELFGWTESPRLAMSRVALRFQLLAPNGRPQQLTDDLASFWKNTYPQVRKDLRGRYPKHHWPEDPLTATATRNGLKPR, via the coding sequence ATGCCACTGCCGATCGATGAAGTGCTGTCCAGGATCGTTTCATCGATCCAAGCGGCAAGGCCTGTGGTTCTGAAAGCCCCGCCGGGTGCCGGCAAAACAACCGGTATTCCGCCGGTGTTGCTGAAAGAAGGGATTCAACAGTTCGGTCAAATCTTGCTGATCCAGCCACGGCGTTTGGCCGCGCGGAGCGCGGCCAGTCGGATCGCATCGACGTTGGGTGAAACGGTCGGTGACCGTATTGGTTACCACGTGCGTTTTGACCGTCGCATCGGGGCACGCACCGAGCTGGTTGCGATGACGCCGGGCATGCTTTTGCGGCGACTCAATGACGATCCGCTTTTGGATTCGGTCGGCTGCGTCTTGCTGGATGAATTTCACGAGCGGTCGTTGGAATTGGATCTATGCCTGGGCATGCTGCACCGGATTCGAACCACGCTGCGGGATGACCTGCGGTTGTTCGTCATGTCGGCGACCCTGGATCCCGATCCCATCGTTGACTTTTTGGGCGAAGGCGACGCGGTGGTCAGCCAAGGCCGATCATTTCCGGTGGAAATCCGCTATCGGCCGATGCAGTCGCGTCAGCGAACCGAAGATGCCGTGGCCGATTTGTTGCCCGAGGTCCGCGATGCCACCGATGGCGATGTCCTGGTATTCCTTCCGGGTGTGGGCGAAATCAAACGTACATCCCGACGCCTAGCCCACGTAGCATCGACACTGGGTTACGAGGTTGCCGAACTGTACGGCGATCTGTCGCCGGAGCAACAGGATCGCGTGCTTCGACCGGGCGATCGTCGCAAAGTGGTGTTGTCGACCAATGTCGCTGAAACTTCCGTGACGATACCGGGCGTGACCGCGGTCATCGACGGCGGTCAAGCCAAAGTCATGACGTTTCATGCAGCGGTCGGATTGCCGCGACTGCAGCAACAACCCATTTCAATGGCGTCGGCGGATCAACGTGCCGGCCGAGCAGGGCGTACCCAACCGGGAATTGCCTATCGACTGTGGCCCGAAGCGATGAATCGGTCCCGTCCCGCCTACGATGTCCCCGAAAGTCGGCGAAGCGATCTTTGTCAGACCGTCTTGATTTTGGCGCGTTGGGGAGAGATCGACGTCGCGTCGTTTCCATGGATCGACCCGCCACCGTCGAAATCGGTCGATCAAGCAAAAGCGCTGCTTCGCCAGTTGGATGCGATTGATCAAGACGGCAAGATCACGTCCGATGGCTATCGCATGTCAAACATGCCGTTGCACCCGAGGCTGTCGAAACTGATTCAATCCGGGCATCGCTGGGATGTGCTATGGCCCGCTTGTCTGACCGCCGCGATGCTAAGCGAACGCCCGTCGCTGGGGAATGCTGATTCTGGATCAAATTCGCAAGACGGATCGGCTTCCGGCGAAGCATCCGTATCCAACGGCTGGCCGGAAAACGATTTGGCCGACACCATCGATCGCTTACAAACACTGTCGAGCCAGAAGACGCAACGTTCCAGCGTCGAAGCCCAGGTCGTTCGTGTCGCACGCCGATTGGAAAAGATCGCTCGTAGCGATCGTGATGCGGCCCCCGCCCACAACGAATCGGCGGCCAAACTGCCGGTGGGTCAACGTTTGGGCAGGGCGTTGCTATCGGCGTTTCCCGACCGGATCGCTCGGCGTCGTGACACGGCAAGTGCCCAAGGTGTGATGATCGGAGGTCGCGGCGTGCGTTTGATGCCGTCCAGCACCGTCGCAAATTCCGCGTTGTTCCTGTGCATCGACGTCGACAGTGGCGATACGGAGGCCAAAGTTCGATCGGCGGTCGGCATCCAACTGGATTGGCTGGACGACGAGCGGGTTTCGCAAGTCGACGAAGCCGAATTCGATCCATCAACCGAATCCCTGGTGATGCGACGAAGAACCTATGTCCAAGACCTATTGATCAACGAAACCCCTATCCAGTGCGTTCCCAATGAATCCACCGCCGAGGTTTTGCTAAGCGAGTATCTGAAGCGATACGGCTGGTGCCCACCCGATTGCCACAACAGCGTCAACGAATTCGTTGCACGTGTTGAATTCCTGCAGAAAAACGCTCCGGTACTTGAACTGCCGCCGATCGGCCGTGAACAGATTGAACCAACCCTACGAATGCTATGTGCACAACACATTCGACTCTCGTCGGTTGTCGATGCGTCATGGATTGATTTTATGCGAGCGGCCTATACCTACGAACAACTGCGACAGATTGACCAAAACGCTCCTGACAGCCTGACCGTTCCCGGCGGATCACAACGCAAAATCGACTATTCCGAAGCGGATCGCCCCACCATGTCCGTCAAGCCGCAGGAATTGTTCGGATGGACCGAATCGCCCCGATTGGCAATGTCCCGTGTGGCGTTACGATTTCAGCTTCTCGCCCCCAACGGCCGACCACAGCAACTGACCGACGACTTGGCCAGTTTTTGGAAGAACACCTATCCGCAAGTCCGCAAAGACCTGCGAGGGCGATATCCCAAACATCATTGGCCCGAGGACCCGTTGACGGCAACGGCCACACGAAACGGATTGAAGCCACGCTGA
- a CDS encoding glucuronyl esterase domain-containing protein has protein sequence MLRVPFVALCAMFLGVTTARSFEPNYDEAKIPQYQLPDPLSSSDGASITSSQQWESVGRPATLKLFQDHVYGVSPDPVQQNVTVQGKVVSRKDDALGGRAIRREIDVTVTHNNASLTMQMLVYTPASSQGPVPTFLGLNFQGNHSVDPDPAIRIPDSWMRNRNNGTTDGNRATEAGRGVAADRWPIETIVGRGYGLATIYYGDIDPDQDDGFQNGIHGLFADWNASADPQTRWGSIAGWAFGLSRALDFLETDAQVDARNVIVIGHSRLGKTALWAGATDPRFAMVISNDSGCGGAALSRRAFGETVGRINQSFPHWFNDRFQDYNENESALPVDQHQLLALIAPRPLCVASATEDRWADPHGEFLSCVHASPVYRLYGVSGIGLASDSVDMPSPEQPLQYGHISYHLRIGKHDLAEYDWLRYLDFADKHLMKR, from the coding sequence ATGCTACGAGTCCCCTTTGTCGCCCTGTGTGCCATGTTTCTCGGTGTGACCACGGCCCGGTCGTTTGAACCGAACTATGACGAAGCCAAGATTCCGCAGTACCAACTGCCGGACCCATTGTCGTCATCCGACGGTGCGTCAATCACGTCGTCGCAGCAATGGGAAAGTGTCGGACGCCCGGCAACGTTGAAGCTTTTCCAAGACCACGTCTATGGCGTGTCACCCGACCCGGTGCAACAAAACGTGACGGTGCAGGGCAAGGTCGTTAGCCGCAAAGATGATGCGTTGGGCGGCCGGGCGATTCGTCGTGAAATCGATGTGACGGTGACCCACAACAACGCCTCGCTGACGATGCAAATGCTGGTCTACACCCCGGCATCGTCACAGGGCCCCGTGCCGACATTCTTGGGCTTGAATTTTCAAGGCAATCATTCGGTTGATCCGGATCCGGCGATTCGTATACCCGACAGTTGGATGCGCAATCGCAACAACGGCACGACCGACGGTAACCGTGCAACCGAAGCCGGCCGCGGTGTCGCCGCCGACCGCTGGCCGATCGAAACCATTGTTGGCCGAGGTTACGGCTTGGCGACGATCTATTACGGCGACATCGATCCCGATCAAGACGACGGTTTTCAAAACGGTATCCACGGTCTGTTCGCCGATTGGAATGCTTCAGCCGATCCACAGACACGCTGGGGCAGCATCGCCGGTTGGGCATTCGGCCTAAGTCGGGCTTTGGACTTTTTGGAAACCGACGCACAAGTGGATGCCCGAAACGTGATCGTGATCGGGCACTCGCGACTGGGCAAAACTGCGCTTTGGGCCGGGGCGACCGACCCCCGTTTTGCGATGGTGATCAGCAATGATTCCGGATGCGGCGGTGCAGCATTGTCGCGTCGTGCGTTTGGCGAAACGGTCGGTCGCATCAATCAGTCGTTTCCGCATTGGTTCAACGATCGCTTTCAAGACTACAACGAAAACGAATCCGCATTGCCGGTGGACCAGCATCAACTGCTGGCGTTGATCGCCCCGCGGCCACTGTGCGTTGCCAGTGCGACCGAAGATCGCTGGGCGGACCCCCATGGCGAATTTTTGTCCTGCGTCCATGCCAGCCCGGTCTATCGACTTTACGGCGTCAGCGGCATCGGCTTGGCCAGCGATTCGGTGGACATGCCAAGTCCCGAACAGCCCCTGCAATACGGACACATCAGCTATCACCTGCGTATCGGCAAACACGACTTGGCCGAATATGATTGGCTGCGATATCTGGATTTCGCGGACAAGCATCTGATGAAACGTTAA
- a CDS encoding DinB family protein, whose translation MSLMANAIAESGQHCMNYARQLLQDIPASQFARFARLGDTVVASNHPAFIFGHLSLYGSRVVNELGGDASAVMPTDRYNELFSPVAECVDDPDGTIYPPMDEITERFFASYTSAVDALRQADDATLSAVNPNERGRAKFATMGSMHAFYLGGHLMIHLGQLSAWRRMQGLGQASKPAFASGSPKS comes from the coding sequence ATGTCACTGATGGCCAACGCAATCGCCGAAAGCGGCCAGCACTGTATGAATTACGCTCGACAGTTGCTGCAAGATATCCCCGCCTCGCAGTTCGCACGATTCGCAAGATTGGGTGACACCGTGGTGGCGTCCAATCATCCGGCGTTCATTTTCGGTCACCTAAGTTTGTACGGTTCGCGCGTGGTGAATGAACTGGGCGGCGATGCGTCGGCCGTCATGCCAACCGATCGATACAACGAACTGTTTTCGCCCGTGGCGGAATGCGTCGACGATCCTGACGGAACGATTTATCCACCCATGGATGAAATCACCGAACGGTTCTTTGCCAGTTACACTTCCGCGGTCGATGCGCTTCGCCAGGCTGATGACGCAACCCTGTCGGCGGTCAATCCGAACGAACGTGGTCGCGCCAAGTTTGCGACAATGGGATCCATGCACGCGTTCTATTTGGGCGGGCACTTGATGATCCACCTGGGCCAGCTAAGTGCTTGGCGGCGGATGCAGGGCCTGGGTCAAGCCAGCAAACCCGCTTTTGCAAGCGGTTCGCCAAAGAGTTGA